One Cicer arietinum cultivar CDC Frontier isolate Library 1 chromosome 8, Cicar.CDCFrontier_v2.0, whole genome shotgun sequence DNA segment encodes these proteins:
- the LOC101490774 gene encoding uncharacterized protein, giving the protein MEIEFSNGHIGVKSFDVDLIDEEGNSIPLYETYLHHWFAINFINKNVSHDPNAHTNPYADAIFKRNYGTCNGGILPQYWGLGSESRGTTSKIPDPFAVEVGNPKDIPKGWEEKWLFNIMGFEAPRRNLALRYKVTWVDWDQQQIPVRFYMFDSTDRVKTIGSQIRHDCQVEYTIPKNNGDDPFHVQKANNSMDKCGYLIYGTAHMHSGVVNATLYGQNGNALCTSTSRYGTGKEAGNEEGYAVEMSVCYPKPGSIKINDGQIVTVESRYKNEFLTGAMGHMYINFG; this is encoded by the exons ATGGAAATTGAGTTTTCAAACGGTCATATTGGTGTGAAGAGCTTTGACGTTGATCTAATTGATGAAGAAGGAAATTCCATACCATTGTATGAAACATACCTTCACCATTGGTttgctataaattttataaataagaatGTGTCGCATGATCCTAATGCTCATACCAATCCTTATGCGGATGccattttcaaaagaaattatggAACTTGCAATGGAGGTATTCTTCCACAATATTGGGGTTTGGGAAGTGAATCAAGAGGAACAACTTCAAAGATTCCAGATCCTTTTGCAGTTGAAGTAGGTAACCCTAAAGATATTCCAAAAGGGTGGGAAGAGAAATGGTTATTTAACATAATG GGGTTTGAAGCCCCAAGAAGAAATCTTGCCCTAAGATACAAAGTAACATGGGTTGATTGGGACCAACAACAAATTCCCGTTAGATTTTATATGTTTGATTCTACTGATCGGGTGAAAACAATTGGTTCTCAAATAAGACATGATTGCCAG GTTGAGTATACTATTCCAAAAAATAATGGTGATGACCCATTTCATGTTCAAAAAGCAAACAATTCAATGGATAAATGTGGTTACCTTATCTACGGCACTGCTCATATGCATTCAGGTGTTGTTAATGCAACTCTATATGGGCag AATGGAAATGCATTGTGTACATCAACATCAAGATACGGAACGGGAAAGGAAGCAGGAAATGAGGAAGGTTACGCAGTTGAAATGTCAGTATGTTATCCAAAACCAGGTTCAATCAAGATTAATGATGGTCAAATTGTGACCGTAGAATCCAGATATAAGAATGAATTTCTCACTGGAGCTATGGGACATATGTACATCAATTTTGGCTGA